Proteins encoded within one genomic window of Bacteroidetes bacterium SB0662_bin_6:
- a CDS encoding sugar phosphate isomerase/epimerase, with the protein MHPTTGPLRPLHIVCTLYTSVAKVIVQLEKQMYGVSPAFIFSRYGKGFGISDFSAALKEAASLGYEGYQGEVFHEERLGEWSTGGARAVHDVATSLGMTMTQFVAHFMLKYFSRPEHLDAETGKDSLRRVVEIAKTSDWTEVLTVPMAALEVDWNTVSGPNWYADVRKRLHEKLAGFLHIVVDAGLRMAVEILPYSVMGGMAGFQEVCRVLDSPDFGINLDTGHAWVSGEIVPLLPFLLQDRIFGVHLSDNDGTLNKSLAPGRGTIDWVPLLDNLASAGYTGSLDIEIACEANEVIEAYREGKAYLESCLEQCRFYQHTRVTKQQQST; encoded by the coding sequence ATGCACCCTACCACCGGTCCGTTGCGCCCGTTGCACATTGTGTGTACATTGTATACATCGGTTGCGAAAGTTATAGTCCAGCTAGAGAAACAGATGTATGGAGTGAGCCCCGCGTTCATTTTTTCCCGCTATGGCAAGGGCTTTGGGATTTCAGATTTCAGCGCTGCTTTGAAGGAGGCCGCAAGTCTCGGGTACGAGGGTTACCAGGGAGAAGTGTTCCACGAAGAACGACTCGGCGAATGGTCGACGGGAGGTGCGCGCGCTGTGCACGACGTGGCGACGTCCCTTGGGATGACGATGACACAGTTCGTTGCCCACTTCATGCTGAAGTACTTCTCGAGGCCCGAACACCTCGATGCCGAAACAGGAAAGGACTCTCTGAGACGGGTGGTCGAGATCGCGAAGACGTCTGACTGGACCGAGGTGCTGACAGTGCCGATGGCCGCACTCGAGGTTGACTGGAACACCGTATCGGGACCTAATTGGTACGCAGACGTGCGCAAGCGTCTGCATGAGAAACTTGCCGGCTTTCTGCACATCGTTGTTGATGCAGGGCTGAGGATGGCTGTCGAAATCCTACCCTATTCGGTAATGGGAGGCATGGCCGGGTTCCAAGAGGTCTGCCGTGTACTCGATTCACCTGATTTTGGTATCAACCTCGATACCGGACATGCCTGGGTGTCCGGTGAGATTGTACCGCTGCTCCCCTTCCTGCTGCAGGATCGAATTTTCGGCGTACATCTTAGCGACAATGACGGGACACTGAACAAGTCACTTGCGCCAGGCCGGGGAACTATCGACTGGGTTCCTCTGCTGGACAATCTCGCCTCGGCCGGTTACACCGGGAGTCTCGATATCGAAATCGCCTGCGAGGCAAACGAGGTGATCGAGGCCTATCGCGAAGGAAAGGCCTACCTCGAATCGTGCTTGGAGCAGTGCCGATTTTACCAGCATACCCGGGTGACTAAGCAGCAACAATCGACTTGA
- a CDS encoding MFS transporter produces the protein MPKRFVLVFGTFLLSVLLLFDRIAISASAPAISESLSLSPTQMGWVLSIFALGYALFQTPTGILADRLGPRKVLTAVVTFWSIFTALTGAAFNFVSILIYRFLFGVGEAGAFPGIARATFSWIPMKERGIVNGINFSGARLGPAMALPVVAWMIELMGWRLMFAVLGLIGIVWAVFWYLWFRNDPTQHASITSAERDYILETRQQPDPSQSAVLSLRTLMVSRNMWLTMVQYFCSNFTFFFTLTWLFPHIKETYGLEMMEAAVFSAAPLVAGAIGHLFSGWLVDKIYSSGRWRLSRLLPAALGFSLAAVGLVASVFMNDVVGAIAFLSIAIFGADMTLSPSWSFCVDIGRRHSGAVSGTMNMAGNLGSFVTALAFPYMLTWTGSTTPFFLAAAIFNVLAIFIWLAMKPDRPLEEY, from the coding sequence ATTCCCAAACGGTTTGTCCTGGTATTCGGTACGTTCCTCCTTTCAGTTCTTCTACTCTTCGACAGAATTGCGATCTCCGCGTCTGCCCCGGCGATCTCCGAATCGCTGTCGCTGAGTCCGACTCAAATGGGTTGGGTGCTATCCATCTTTGCCCTCGGATACGCACTTTTTCAAACCCCAACCGGCATCTTGGCCGACCGGCTTGGACCCCGAAAGGTACTCACCGCCGTAGTTACGTTCTGGTCCATCTTTACAGCTCTTACAGGAGCCGCGTTCAACTTCGTCTCAATACTCATTTACCGATTTCTCTTTGGCGTGGGCGAGGCTGGCGCGTTCCCGGGGATCGCCCGTGCCACGTTCTCTTGGATTCCGATGAAGGAGAGAGGAATCGTGAATGGGATCAACTTCTCTGGCGCACGCCTGGGCCCGGCAATGGCCCTGCCGGTTGTGGCGTGGATGATCGAGCTTATGGGCTGGCGTCTAATGTTCGCGGTGCTTGGACTAATCGGCATCGTTTGGGCCGTCTTCTGGTACCTGTGGTTTCGTAACGATCCCACCCAGCACGCAAGCATCACAAGTGCTGAGCGGGATTACATACTTGAGACTCGCCAGCAGCCTGACCCGAGTCAGTCGGCCGTGTTGTCGCTCAGAACCCTGATGGTCTCGAGGAATATGTGGCTGACCATGGTGCAGTATTTCTGCAGCAACTTCACCTTCTTCTTCACGCTGACGTGGCTGTTCCCTCACATCAAGGAGACCTACGGATTGGAGATGATGGAGGCAGCCGTGTTCTCGGCGGCGCCACTCGTCGCGGGCGCAATCGGCCACTTGTTCTCGGGCTGGCTCGTTGACAAGATCTACTCCTCCGGACGCTGGAGATTGTCCAGGCTATTGCCGGCCGCTCTCGGCTTCTCGCTCGCAGCCGTGGGCCTGGTGGCGAGCGTATTCATGAATGATGTGGTCGGCGCCATTGCCTTCCTGTCTATTGCCATTTTCGGCGCCGACATGACCCTTAGCCCGTCCTGGTCGTTTTGCGTCGATATCGGTCGGCGTCACTCCGGCGCGGTTTCCGGAACAATGAACATGGCCGGCAACCTGGGATCGTTTGTGACCGCGCTGGCCTTTCCCTACATGTTGACATGGACCGGCTCAACCACGCCATTCTTCCTGGCCGCTGCCATCTTCAACGTGCTCGCGATCTTCATCTGGCTGGCTATGAAGCCTGATCGGCCGCTTGAAGAATACTAG
- a CDS encoding D-lyxose/D-mannose family sugar isomerase, translating into MDPIDRESFRGQALKMISQSGFVLSAGDLSALAVDDFGLGHFESEGFVWVDLLRSTKVRVALITLLPGQSLPQHVHPPYEGEAGKEETMRVLWGQARIYVPGPANNPNVAVPPGKEAYYTVYHEVILEAGDQYTISPNTEHWFQGGPEGAVTITFQNRVDETRNIFKEGRGCPIKLTD; encoded by the coding sequence GTGGACCCCATCGACCGAGAGTCTTTCCGTGGTCAGGCTCTAAAGATGATCTCCCAATCCGGCTTCGTGCTCTCAGCCGGCGATTTGAGTGCGCTTGCCGTTGACGATTTCGGCCTTGGTCACTTTGAGTCGGAAGGATTCGTCTGGGTAGATCTCTTGCGAAGCACCAAGGTCAGGGTCGCTCTCATCACGTTGTTACCAGGCCAGTCCTTGCCACAGCATGTACATCCGCCGTATGAAGGTGAGGCTGGAAAGGAAGAGACGATGCGTGTGTTGTGGGGCCAGGCGAGAATCTATGTGCCAGGGCCGGCCAATAACCCGAATGTGGCGGTGCCGCCGGGAAAAGAAGCTTACTACACTGTCTATCACGAGGTGATCCTCGAAGCGGGTGACCAGTACACCATCTCGCCGAATACCGAACACTGGTTTCAGGGTGGGCCGGAGGGCGCAGTCACCATCACGTTTCAAAATCGTGTAGACGAGACGCGCAACATCTTCAAGGAGGGGAGAGGCTGTCCAATCAAACTGACTGATTGA
- a CDS encoding T9SS type A sorting domain-containing protein, producing the protein MKNATIPRLLGRALFIIVLLPVMSLSLYAQQVPSITSFNLIDADTDTPIAVLEDGYELLLDSLASRNINIEAVADSGDFSIRRVHFHLATDGVWDYYRRGESVAPYALWGDNPSTGDFFPGNLDPAAYMVSATPYYHPDPVGDPDTQVPGDSLIVSFTATGTAATFGLDTTLVITDWILSDGAGEDRDELDLFSLEDGMNLYRGDEEGDVPDSLYIRAEGANIASIFYVLTGAGVDVENDDGTGTMPYEKVEGGAPFDIFSDPHHTESGVMNLKATPWSLSPPGAGNEGITAEINIAFTGFVLINADTDMPIGEIADGDTLDLSAQTSNINIQAAFVDVGSVVFTREGDEDWSKTETAPPYAIAGDVSGDYHPLDGTAAAAFILEAGTYMITATPYTQGGGGGDALRSVSATIHVTGMLTVDADDAPEIPDGFAIESLYPNPFNPTTTMRVTLDRSGDYQMRVFNVLGQLVEQRSFANQIPGSVSVPVSMEGRASGMYFFAFEQMATGKVVTAKAVLMK; encoded by the coding sequence ATGAAAAACGCTACGATTCCCCGGCTATTGGGTCGGGCCCTTTTCATTATAGTGCTCCTGCCTGTCATGAGTTTGAGCCTATATGCTCAGCAGGTACCGTCGATCACCTCGTTTAACCTTATAGATGCGGATACGGATACCCCGATAGCCGTTCTCGAAGACGGGTACGAACTTCTGCTGGACTCTCTGGCCAGCCGGAACATCAATATTGAGGCGGTTGCCGACTCGGGCGATTTTTCTATTCGCCGGGTTCACTTCCACTTGGCCACCGATGGGGTTTGGGATTACTATCGCAGAGGTGAATCAGTTGCTCCATACGCTCTATGGGGCGATAACCCCAGCACCGGTGACTTTTTCCCCGGGAATCTCGATCCGGCGGCCTACATGGTGTCAGCCACCCCCTATTACCATCCCGACCCTGTAGGGGACCCGGACACCCAGGTACCGGGGGACTCGCTTATCGTGTCCTTCACAGCGACGGGTACAGCCGCCACATTCGGGCTGGATACGACCCTGGTCATCACCGACTGGATACTGTCTGATGGAGCAGGAGAAGACAGGGATGAGCTAGATCTCTTCTCGCTCGAGGATGGCATGAATCTCTACCGGGGGGACGAAGAGGGCGACGTGCCAGACAGCCTGTATATCCGTGCAGAAGGCGCTAACATCGCTAGCATATTCTATGTGCTTACGGGTGCGGGGGTGGATGTGGAGAACGATGATGGGACTGGGACAATGCCTTATGAGAAAGTGGAAGGGGGTGCGCCCTTCGACATCTTTTCAGATCCGCATCACACCGAATCCGGTGTCATGAACCTCAAGGCGACTCCTTGGTCCCTCAGCCCTCCTGGTGCCGGTAATGAGGGCATCACGGCTGAGATAAACATCGCTTTCACTGGTTTCGTTCTGATAAATGCGGACACCGACATGCCCATCGGGGAAATTGCCGATGGCGATACCCTCGACCTGTCCGCGCAAACGTCAAACATTAACATTCAGGCTGCATTCGTGGACGTAGGCAGCGTGGTCTTCACGCGTGAGGGTGATGAAGATTGGAGTAAGACAGAGACGGCGCCGCCCTACGCCATCGCGGGAGACGTAAGTGGAGATTACCATCCGTTGGATGGTACGGCGGCCGCGGCTTTTATTTTAGAGGCAGGGACGTACATGATCACGGCCACTCCATACACGCAAGGCGGAGGTGGAGGCGATGCTCTAAGGAGCGTTTCGGCAACCATCCACGTCACCGGGATGCTCACTGTCGACGCGGATGACGCTCCCGAGATCCCTGATGGGTTTGCTATCGAGAGTCTATATCCCAATCCGTTCAATCCGACGACAACGATGCGCGTCACCCTGGACCGAAGCGGTGATTATCAGATGCGCGTCTTCAATGTACTTGGACAGCTCGTTGAGCAGCGCTCGTTCGCAAACCAGATACCCGGTTCCGTGTCAGTGCCTGTAAGCATGGAAGGCCGTGCAAGCGGGATGTACTTCTTCGCTTTCGAGCAGATGGCCACCGGAAAGGTTGTGACTGCAAAGGCAGTGTTGATGAAATGA
- a CDS encoding calcium/sodium antiporter: MPLQLFLFALGLALVYFGAEWLLKGAAGLVHRYSVSPLIVGATVVALGTSMPEFVFNLFAAFSDEDGLALGNIVGSNICNIALVLGASGLVFPLLASRDVLTRGYPSMMLVLIVFYLVALDGTISRIDGMVLAAMLIIFVFLIVRGRAYGGERQTSDAVLSGVANVPVSGRWKWVFLFAGALLLAGGAWLMVKAAVNIATMLGVSPVIIGLTVVAVGTSLPELATSLVGALKGEAELSVGNVLGSNILNVLFVVGPIALFRPLHVEANVLTVHFPVMLAFGVLLLPVVWVRRRIGRMEGVFLLTGFLAYLAYLVMPYL, from the coding sequence ATGCCACTTCAATTGTTTCTTTTTGCACTGGGGCTTGCCCTGGTATATTTCGGCGCTGAATGGCTCCTGAAGGGCGCTGCGGGGCTGGTGCACCGGTATAGTGTAAGCCCCCTGATTGTCGGTGCTACCGTAGTGGCGCTCGGTACGTCCATGCCCGAATTCGTCTTTAACCTGTTTGCAGCCTTCTCGGATGAGGACGGTCTCGCGCTGGGGAATATCGTCGGTTCAAACATTTGCAATATTGCACTGGTTCTTGGCGCAAGCGGGCTGGTTTTTCCCCTTCTGGCATCGCGTGATGTGCTGACCAGGGGGTACCCTTCCATGATGCTTGTGCTGATCGTTTTCTATCTGGTAGCGCTGGACGGAACAATCAGTCGGATCGATGGCATGGTGCTCGCTGCCATGCTGATCATTTTTGTATTCCTGATCGTACGGGGACGTGCGTATGGCGGAGAAAGACAGACATCGGATGCTGTTCTCTCGGGAGTTGCAAACGTTCCGGTATCGGGCCGCTGGAAATGGGTGTTTCTTTTCGCGGGAGCGCTGTTGCTTGCGGGCGGCGCCTGGCTCATGGTGAAAGCCGCCGTGAATATCGCCACCATGCTGGGCGTTTCTCCTGTGATTATCGGCCTGACTGTGGTTGCTGTCGGCACCAGCCTGCCCGAACTGGCTACTTCCCTTGTGGGCGCCCTGAAGGGCGAGGCGGAACTTTCGGTGGGGAACGTACTCGGGAGCAACATCCTGAATGTGTTGTTCGTCGTGGGGCCGATTGCTCTATTCCGCCCCCTGCATGTGGAGGCGAATGTGCTCACCGTACATTTTCCGGTCATGCTTGCGTTCGGGGTGCTGCTCCTCCCTGTTGTGTGGGTCCGGCGCAGGATCGGACGCATGGAGGGCGTGTTCCTCCTGACAGGTTTTCTGGCCTACCTTGCCTACCTGGTCATGCCGTATCTTTAA
- a CDS encoding D-lyxose/D-mannose family sugar isomerase, with protein sequence MTRSEVNKARKRAADMIEEAGIIITEKEKQDIDVADFGLGQLEVEGVQILTYFSTDRISAKVLVLFPNQTEPEHWHPPVSDDPGKEEIVRSISGNLRFYVPGDDNMTVGFIPAGKDDYYTMRHEVVLRPGEQIHLPPGTKHWFQAGPEGCVLYSFSTCVRDGLDGFTDPNIIRSTRIVED encoded by the coding sequence ATAACCAGATCCGAAGTCAACAAGGCCCGGAAACGAGCCGCCGACATGATCGAAGAAGCCGGTATCATCATCACCGAGAAGGAAAAACAGGATATCGACGTCGCAGATTTTGGATTAGGCCAGCTTGAAGTTGAGGGTGTCCAGATCCTGACCTACTTCAGTACCGATCGCATCAGTGCCAAAGTGCTGGTCCTCTTTCCCAATCAGACTGAGCCGGAACACTGGCACCCTCCCGTCAGCGATGATCCCGGCAAGGAGGAGATCGTTCGTTCGATATCCGGAAACCTGAGATTCTATGTCCCGGGCGACGACAATATGACGGTGGGATTTATCCCGGCCGGAAAGGATGATTACTACACCATGCGCCACGAAGTGGTCTTGCGGCCTGGTGAGCAGATTCACCTGCCACCAGGGACGAAACACTGGTTTCAGGCGGGACCGGAGGGTTGCGTGCTGTACTCGTTCTCAACGTGTGTTCGGGACGGCCTCGATGGATTCACCGATCCAAACATCATTCGGTCCACCAGAATCGTGGAAGACTAA
- a CDS encoding sugar phosphate isomerase/epimerase — protein MKLSIITAFLGRTQDRFSEYQQPTSVRERLDLVTQIKGVDGIEIVYPYETGDPVETKSWMDERGLNFAAINANIKKEPRVVPGALSRPDPEIRRSAIEIIKGAKDYAKKVGAPHVTCCPLSDGYDNLFQVNYAKAWRYMIETVGEAADYLPEIPLFIEYKFSETRVHCHLSTCAKTLLLLKEVGNPSVGVTIDFGHAMYAAENPAQSIALCVESGIDYYLHTNDNDNRFDWDLVGATRNFLHYVEFLFYAMEFGYDKYFTTDASPRVFDMLRFFNSHSDISLGIWRLVQDIDRAKYLRLMEEENAEELMDLVNREIYRVT, from the coding sequence ATGAAACTCAGCATCATTACAGCGTTCCTCGGTCGAACGCAGGACAGGTTCTCCGAGTACCAACAGCCTACATCTGTTCGCGAACGACTGGACCTCGTAACCCAGATCAAGGGTGTCGACGGCATTGAGATCGTCTACCCTTACGAAACCGGGGACCCCGTGGAAACCAAGTCCTGGATGGACGAGCGCGGTCTGAACTTCGCGGCGATCAATGCCAACATCAAGAAGGAACCGCGGGTCGTACCCGGGGCGTTGTCGCGGCCTGACCCGGAAATAAGAAGGAGCGCGATCGAGATAATCAAGGGCGCCAAGGATTATGCAAAAAAGGTTGGCGCTCCCCATGTGACGTGTTGCCCGCTTTCCGACGGGTACGACAATCTGTTTCAGGTCAACTACGCCAAGGCGTGGCGATACATGATCGAAACCGTTGGAGAAGCAGCCGACTACCTGCCTGAAATCCCTCTCTTCATCGAGTACAAGTTCTCTGAAACGAGGGTACATTGTCATTTGTCAACGTGTGCGAAGACGTTGCTGTTGCTAAAAGAGGTTGGTAACCCAAGTGTCGGGGTAACCATCGACTTCGGCCATGCAATGTATGCGGCGGAAAACCCGGCGCAGAGTATTGCTCTTTGCGTAGAATCCGGCATCGACTACTATTTGCACACGAACGACAACGACAACCGATTTGATTGGGACCTGGTGGGCGCAACACGGAATTTTCTTCATTACGTAGAATTTCTGTTCTATGCGATGGAATTCGGGTACGACAAGTACTTCACAACCGATGCTTCGCCGCGAGTCTTCGATATGCTTCGGTTCTTTAACAGCCATTCGGACATCAGCCTGGGGATCTGGCGACTGGTTCAGGATATTGATCGAGCCAAGTACCTTCGTTTGATGGAGGAGGAGAACGCCGAAGAACTAATGGATCTGGTGAACCGGGAGATCTACCGGGTGACGTGA
- a CDS encoding DUF5060 domain-containing protein, with the protein MRAFCLGVSSRTRSAAALSLRHVQIETKDLARSTTGQVWRRLAGIPIACLLFGIVTAAGAQDATITGELKTWHRVTLSFAGPETSEAAEPNPFTDYRLLVTFRNGDYSVVVPGFYAADGDAANSSAESGSIWQVHFSPNEEGEWNYKASFRAGQDVAIATDPMAGEPTAFDGASGAFTVLPSDKGDPDLRHHGLLQYVGEHHYRFAGSGAYFLKAGADSPENFLAYDEIDGTYDADAGSGSYEQVGTFIHQYQPHVQDWREGDPSWKDGKGKGIIGALNYLAGKGMNSVYFLTYNIEGGDGRDTWMWTDVDERERFDVSKLAQWEIIFAHMDRLGIMLHVVTQETENDRNLGGSVGLNPVRELYYRELVARFGHHNAVTWNLGEENNTPDADRKMIAGLIRSLDPYDHPITVHTKSNRAMWFYDGILGDPNFEATSIQADMHDYNRDAIVLRKRSELAGRKWAIFGDEQQPAWRGAAPDAVDPTHDLPRKQALWGNLMGGGSGVEWYFGSRNPCMDIDCEDWRTREILWDQSRYALDFFREYLPFWEMEPDNGLAFAYGNLVLAKPGETYAVYLPTGSSTTIDLERDEGTFSVRWYNPRSGGELQYGSVTTVEGGAIVSLGEPPADPDQDWAVLVTRSE; encoded by the coding sequence ATGAGAGCATTTTGTCTTGGTGTCAGTTCGCGGACTCGATCCGCTGCAGCCTTGTCGTTGCGGCACGTACAAATAGAAACCAAAGACCTTGCGCGGTCAACAACTGGACAGGTATGGCGAAGGCTTGCCGGCATCCCAATCGCCTGCCTTCTTTTCGGAATTGTTACGGCAGCCGGGGCTCAGGATGCCACGATCACGGGCGAGTTGAAAACATGGCACAGGGTTACACTCTCGTTTGCGGGACCGGAGACAAGTGAAGCTGCCGAACCCAATCCGTTTACCGACTACCGACTACTCGTGACGTTCAGGAATGGAGACTATTCCGTAGTCGTACCGGGATTCTACGCGGCCGATGGTGATGCGGCGAACTCCAGTGCCGAAAGCGGAAGCATATGGCAGGTCCATTTTTCACCAAACGAAGAAGGCGAATGGAACTACAAGGCATCGTTCCGCGCAGGTCAGGATGTTGCGATCGCCACTGATCCGATGGCTGGGGAACCGACTGCATTTGACGGAGCCTCGGGGGCATTCACGGTGCTTCCCTCGGACAAGGGAGATCCAGATTTGCGGCATCACGGGCTGCTGCAGTATGTGGGCGAACACCACTACCGGTTCGCCGGAAGCGGCGCATACTTTCTGAAAGCCGGTGCGGACAGTCCGGAGAATTTCCTTGCGTACGACGAGATTGACGGGACCTACGACGCCGACGCCGGCTCAGGAAGCTACGAGCAGGTAGGGACCTTCATCCACCAATACCAACCGCACGTCCAGGATTGGCGTGAAGGCGATCCCAGCTGGAAGGACGGCAAGGGCAAGGGCATCATCGGCGCCCTCAACTATCTGGCAGGAAAAGGGATGAACAGTGTCTATTTCCTGACCTACAACATTGAAGGCGGGGATGGCCGGGACACATGGATGTGGACCGATGTAGATGAGAGGGAACGATTCGACGTCAGCAAATTGGCGCAGTGGGAAATCATATTCGCTCATATGGACCGACTTGGCATCATGCTTCACGTCGTCACGCAAGAGACGGAGAATGATCGAAACCTCGGGGGCAGTGTTGGGCTGAATCCCGTTCGTGAGCTGTACTATCGTGAACTCGTCGCGCGCTTCGGCCATCACAATGCCGTGACCTGGAACCTGGGAGAGGAGAACAACACTCCCGATGCCGATCGCAAAATGATCGCGGGCCTCATTCGTTCACTGGACCCCTATGATCATCCGATCACCGTCCACACGAAGTCCAATCGGGCGATGTGGTTCTACGACGGCATTCTTGGGGATCCAAACTTCGAAGCGACGTCCATCCAGGCCGACATGCATGACTACAACAGAGACGCTATCGTGCTGCGGAAGCGCTCGGAACTCGCAGGGCGAAAGTGGGCCATCTTCGGAGACGAGCAGCAGCCTGCATGGCGGGGTGCTGCTCCTGATGCTGTCGACCCGACGCATGACTTGCCACGCAAACAAGCGCTCTGGGGAAACCTCATGGGCGGCGGTTCCGGTGTGGAGTGGTATTTCGGCAGCCGCAATCCCTGTATGGACATCGACTGCGAAGACTGGCGGACGCGCGAGATCTTGTGGGATCAATCGCGCTACGCTCTGGACTTCTTCAGAGAGTACCTCCCCTTCTGGGAAATGGAGCCCGACAACGGGCTTGCATTCGCATACGGCAACCTCGTGCTCGCCAAGCCGGGCGAAACATACGCGGTGTATTTGCCGACCGGGAGCAGTACTACGATTGATCTCGAAAGAGACGAGGGTACGTTTAGCGTACGGTGGTACAACCCAAGGTCAGGCGGAGAGCTCCAGTACGGCAGCGTGACGACGGTCGAAGGCGGCGCGATCGTATCGCTCGGCGAACCCCCGGCAGATCCTGACCAGGACTGGGCCGTGCTGGTGACCCGCTCGGAGTAG
- a CDS encoding FCD domain-containing protein: protein MGKDIDTVSVSRDEHVYTEIRSMIIRGELKPGEQIVQKAVAAKLGVSRTPLRKAIATLARENFVEMTSRGSAYVRSFSESEFISVWEIRAVLEGLASRMAAKEVGPKHVAYLRALITSAADQITDIDWTHYRNADREFHEYLLRAVNDPLLISILESFHVLSFTLAQGLLRSPADTLPEHLEILDAIEARDADKAERAMVSHIRKSNSHLKRKLSQPTSFGMLPDAFQTLIITQAEELAAASGETVVLAVEDKGEARIIFVVEGHSLLRAAIPIGTRLPLHATAVGKALLASKDSDELASLLGRYAPTRFTDATITDSDELAGMLYEIRKAGISMENGEYQAGLASVAMTLRHADGSTVAIGITLPEVRLCGQSLSELGEMLLASTNRISSAA from the coding sequence ATGGGTAAAGATATAGATACTGTATCGGTCTCTCGCGACGAGCACGTCTATACGGAGATCAGGTCGATGATTATCCGCGGCGAGTTGAAGCCCGGAGAGCAAATCGTCCAGAAGGCCGTGGCAGCGAAATTGGGAGTCAGCCGCACGCCGCTACGAAAAGCGATTGCCACACTTGCCCGTGAGAATTTTGTCGAGATGACCTCCAGGGGGTCGGCATATGTGCGTTCGTTCTCGGAGTCCGAGTTCATAAGTGTCTGGGAGATCCGCGCCGTGCTTGAAGGGCTTGCTTCACGCATGGCTGCCAAGGAAGTGGGGCCGAAGCATGTCGCCTACCTGAGAGCCTTGATTACGTCGGCTGCCGATCAGATTACGGACATCGACTGGACGCATTACAGGAATGCCGACAGGGAATTTCACGAATACCTTTTGAGGGCGGTCAACGACCCACTGTTGATCAGCATACTCGAGTCGTTTCATGTTCTGAGCTTCACCCTTGCTCAAGGACTGCTTCGCAGTCCCGCGGATACGCTTCCAGAGCATCTCGAGATACTCGACGCTATCGAAGCGAGGGATGCGGACAAAGCTGAGCGCGCGATGGTGTCACACATCCGAAAGAGCAATAGCCATCTTAAGAGAAAGCTCTCGCAACCCACATCATTTGGAATGTTGCCCGACGCCTTCCAGACACTGATTATAACTCAAGCCGAGGAGCTTGCGGCAGCCTCAGGAGAAACGGTTGTCCTGGCTGTGGAGGACAAGGGTGAGGCGCGGATTATCTTCGTGGTGGAGGGCCACTCCCTTCTGAGAGCCGCCATACCGATCGGCACCCGGCTTCCGCTGCATGCCACCGCAGTTGGAAAGGCATTGCTCGCATCGAAGGACTCAGACGAACTCGCGTCATTGCTGGGTCGGTACGCCCCGACAAGGTTCACGGATGCAACGATTACGGATTCGGACGAGTTGGCAGGGATGCTTTACGAAATCCGAAAAGCGGGTATCTCGATGGAGAACGGTGAATACCAGGCTGGACTTGCGAGCGTCGCGATGACTTTGAGACACGCGGACGGCTCCACAGTAGCAATTGGCATTACCTTGCCTGAAGTACGGCTTTGTGGCCAATCCCTCTCGGAGTTGGGAGAGATGCTCCTGGCATCCACAAACCGAATCTCCTCTGCGGCCTAG